A portion of the Juglans microcarpa x Juglans regia isolate MS1-56 chromosome 1D, Jm3101_v1.0, whole genome shotgun sequence genome contains these proteins:
- the LOC121246689 gene encoding uncharacterized protein LOC121246689 encodes MGETQLQICRKVVLATANLEGTEVDGLEIVRETHFLNGPGSGNGPYKHWSSLDLIKEGESETTIHVLWECPAAADVWGGENNLLNKWKRQFFDFQFLWNKMRLKLSKEIVELVSIMFYQIWVRRNAFIFQNQFSKPKSIGIRARADLSYFKENNKDRSKCAAGTQGRTPISRWEPPAWPYLKANFDAAFDKEKGSMGGGVVIRDSDGSVQTVLTTYKDHISLALQAKSNALLRAMELCYELGFNQVCFEGDAKTVVDAVNSNSVDNSWLGQLTGDMHQMMKHNQAWRLNSVYRSASKAAYTTAKTCY; translated from the exons ATGGGGGAGACACAACTGCAGATTTGCAGAAAAGTTGTCCTTGCGACGGCAAATCTAGAGGGAACTGAGGTTGATGGGCTGGAAATTGTTCGGGAAACACATTTTCTAAATGGGCCTGGGTCAGGGAATGGGCCCTATAAACACTGGTCTAGCTTGGACCTAATCAAAGAGGG GGAAAGTGAGACAACAATTCATGTTCTGTGGGAATGCCCTGCTGCAGCAGATGTGTGGGGTGGAGAGAACAACTTGCTCAATAAATGGAAGAGGCAATTCTTTGACTTCCAATTCCTGTGGAATAAAATGAGACTAAAGCTGAGCAAGGAGATCGTGGAGTTGGTATCAATAATGTTCTATCAGATATGGGTAAGGAGAAATGCCTTCATTTTTCAGAATCAGTTTTCAAAACCGAAGTCCATTGGTATAAGGGCTCGAGCtgatttatcatattttaaagaaaacaacaagGATAGGTCCAAGTGTGCTGCAGGGACTCAAGGGAGAACTCCAATTTCAAGATGGGAACCCCCTGCATGGCCATATCTCAAAGCTAATTTTGATGCAGCTTTCGACAAAGAGAAAGGGAGTATGGGAGGGGGTGTGGTGATTAGAGATTCAGATGGTAGTGTACAAACAGTTTTGACAACCTATAAAGACCATATCTCATTAGCTCTCCAAGCCAAAAGTAATGCCCTCCTCAGAGCTATGGAATTGTGTTATGAACTTGGTTTTAACCAAGTCTGTTTTGAAGGGGATGCTAAGACTGTTGTTGATGCAGTGAACTCCAATAGTGTAGATAACTCATGGTTGGGTCAATTGACAGGGGATATGCATCAAATgatgaagcacaaccaagcatGGCGCCTCAATTCTGTTTACAGATCAGCAAGCAAAGCTGCCTACACGACAGCAAAAACTTGCTATTAG